The Daphnia pulicaria isolate SC F1-1A chromosome 12, SC_F0-13Bv2, whole genome shotgun sequence genome segment taataaaaaatggaattcattACAATTATATATGGGCTGATGGCATTCAAACGAGTATATATAGCCTGTTTTTGTTGCTTTCGTCTCCAATTCCGTTATGTGCGTATTATCTGTTGCAGGCCAAaccaaaatacaaaacaaaaataggaaCTGGATTCAAAGGACCATATTAGAtgacaaatcaaaaaaagaagtagtAACCAACTGTGCACGGATGGACTTTTGAGTCGAATTTAGGTCATTTGTACAATTGCTGCGCGACTGTCACGCACAGACAGCCTGTTTGAACGTCTTGTTTATGCTCTCTCCAAGGGTCAACAGCTTTATTTGGTTAGActcacgtttttttcttttttaatttccaattgcggaagacaaaacaaaatagagaATTGATGCCccactttttgaaaaattcccaaatCAAGTCCTCCTTTATATTCTTGTCATATTCTCATTCGTAGTATATTATTATTCGAAACACAAATagtccaacatttttttttactgattttGGGGGGATTTTAAACAACTCACTCGGCAAGTCAGAAACATTCGGTATTGTAAAGGATAAATTATCAAATTTAGATCATGTTAATTGTTCGTAAAATAAAAGTCTCAGTTAATAAGTCGATTTCTTTTTGCTCGATCGAAATAATGCCTCAAGAGCCTCGGGCTAGTGGTTATTATTGTACATAGCAAGTCAATCAAAaatgtctaaaaaaaaataattgcataaTATAGATTTAGGTCCTCCTAAATTAGCGATCCTATGTCAACCTGTGCTCGAATGTTAAACAGAATCCCAAATTGCCTGTCGCGAAAGCGTCGACTGTCGCCGTCAGTGTCTCGTCGCCGTTCGTTTTGTAAAACATTCGAAAGGGTTTCACCGTGGCTGAAATTATGAAATAcaaatgttttcaataaaaatattccgACAAGTCAAATGcgcatttgaaaaattaaactcACTGCAAATAGTTTGCGGCGTATCCGTATCGGCGCGCTGGGCGAATAGCGTTCCGCAGAAACGATCGCGCGGATTCAGCGGCGTCGTCACCGGATAACTGAATCCACCGGGGAATAGCACGTAGTCGTTGCTGCATGCCGCATCCTCTGTTGTCTGGCTCCTTCCGAAATTCATTCCGGAAACGCTAAAGGCTTTGGCAGATGACGTCTGACATTCCTGGATGCAAAGAACTGTGGCCACCTGTGCGCTCGACTATAtagtcgattttttaaaattagttgTTAGTTGAAACATTAAAGATAAAAACTAAATTGATTTATACCTGCTTGTTAACCAATTCCGTCCTGAAACAAATGTAATAATCCTGATTGGCTAGTTGGCGTGTCGAAGTGCCGGTGGCAACGTCTTTCCAGTTGAACGTCTGCACCGAACCGATTGCCGTTGTAAAATACTGCAGACATTCGCTGGGAGCTGATTAATTCCACCAAAATTAGGTTATAAATAATTAACGAGGAAAtggatgaaataaaataccaaGGTAGTCGGCACCGCAGGGAAGCATAGCAATTTTGATCCTCCAGTTGCGCGGAACGGTTGAAGTCCCGAacgtaaaaattaattgaacacTAGTGGCGGCATACGGAAGTGATAAAAAcactaaaaataaagaaataatttaaataattattcagATTATTGGATTCAATTGTTCTTACTGTGCTGGCCGTCGTTGTCTCCGCAAATGATTGGCACTTTGTTGATGGCTCCGGCCACTTGGAAACTGTCGGTGTTGCAAACGGACTGAGAATTGGGTTGCGAAATtgagaaggaaatgaaatcaagtctgcaaagaaataatcaatcaatcaattaaaaattttttaaattaaaagcaaaaaatGAATAGGTAATTACCGTAATTGGCAAGTGGTTGCTCGTTGTTCAATCAAAGTCCTGTCCATTTTCACCGTTAAGCCGCAAGTACTTTCCGAGCTGACTGCCGCGGGAGCTTGCCAATACGTGTTGTTGAGCGTAACCAGAGCACCGCACTTGGTGACCTCATCTGAATATCGCGAGCGTATAAGTTGGCAAATGTGAAATAGAACAGAGTTCAATTGCATAATCTAGAAATGTTATAATACTCACTGACGCAACACGTCGACGCTCTCCGACAATTGCCGCCAGTCTTTTGCAAATCAAAAGACAACAACCAGTTTTAATTATTctaaatatttgttatacagttTCATTATGAGCAAATCAAATACCGCTCGTCCTCCGTAGAATGAACAAACGGGCCCGGCCAGACAAATTCCATCTTCTTCGGCGTTGGTCGATTGACACGGCGTATAAGTCGCCAACGGGTTTCTCATGGAGAAAAACGAATTTCCTTGAGTGTTGCCTTGTTTCTTTGCCGGTTTACCCAGAAATCGACTCGATATTTCTTCCTCTAATCAATCgaaaaatgtgaatttttACCCAAATCAGCTCGAATTGATGTATTCTTACCTAGCACTTCGTCTATTATTGGTGGTCCCAGTCGGCTGGATAATCGGGACCTACCTTGGACAGGGTCAATGATTCTACCACCAATGTTATCTATCCAAATCAGCCATCCCATCAAAATGTTACAGTCAATTCAATTGTTAAATAACACGTTAACCAGAATAAATTAAAGTCCTTACCAGAATAGGGCGACCTGTAGAACCAATAAGGTCTGAGCGGATTATAATTCATGTAATAGAGTGACGGATCCATTCTCCCGTAATAATTCTTCTGTCGTCCACTTCGTCCAATAACTTCACTATTGTTGAACGCACTGCTGTTGGTTGGAAGTTGAATCAAAATCAGACTGAGGATGATCAATGGCAGtaacatttttatcttttgttttgtttctctctattCCCCCGGAAcggatgaaaaataattgttaaaTCGTTTGTCTCTTGCTGCTGGACTCAACAGCCATCTATGACTTTCTGAGTAGAAAACGCGATGGGCTTCGTCTTTAGtattctttttcgtcttttacCTTGCGTTCAACttttgactgtcaaaaaagacGAGCTGTCCGAGTAGTGGCGATCCGGTTTTGGACAACTCATTATCCTAGACCGGTTAAAAAAGATCGATAGTAGGGTAAAAAGTAGCCAGCTATAAGG includes the following:
- the LOC124316283 gene encoding uncharacterized protein LOC124316283, which produces MLLPLIILSLILIQLPTNSSAFNNSEVIGRSGRQKNYYGRMDPSLYYMNYNPLRPYWFYRSPYSDNIGGRIIDPVQGRSRLSSRLGPPIIDEVLEEEISSRFLGKPAKKQGNTQGNSFFSMRNPLATYTPCQSTNAEEDGICLAGPVCSFYGGRATGGNCRRASTCCVNEVTKCGALVTLNNTYWQAPAAVSSESTCGLTVKMDRTLIEQRATTCQLRLDFISFSISQPNSQSVCNTDSFQVAGAINKVPIICGDNDGQHMFLSLPYAATSVQLIFTFGTSTVPRNWRIKIAMLPCGADYLAPSECLQYFTTAIGSVQTFNWKDVATGTSTRQLANQDYYICFRTELVNKQSSAQVATVLCIQECQTSSAKAFSVSGMNFGRSQTTEDAACSNDYVLFPGGFSYPVTTPLNPRDRFCGTLFAQRADTDTPQTICTTVKPFRMFYKTNGDETLTATVDAFATGNLGFCLTFEHRLT